Proteins encoded together in one Actinomycetota bacterium window:
- a CDS encoding recombinase family protein, whose translation MLIGYARVSTQEQDLTAQRNALLAMGVAADRIYVDHGLSGANRDRPGLREAMAACREGDTLVVTKLDRLARSLMDARNIIDDLTKREVKLSLGGSIHDPTDPVGRLLFHVLAMVAEFESDLIRMRTKEGLAVARANGRLKGRKPKLSPRQEAHLVERYNSGQLNPTELAQIFNVGRATIYRAIERDRLRTLSATSSPAPKSPGRG comes from the coding sequence ATGCTCATCGGATACGCGCGAGTCTCGACTCAGGAACAGGACCTCACCGCCCAGCGCAACGCGCTACTCGCGATGGGGGTAGCGGCAGATCGCATCTACGTCGACCACGGCCTTTCTGGCGCTAATCGAGACCGACCCGGCCTGCGCGAGGCTATGGCAGCATGCAGGGAAGGCGACACTCTTGTGGTCACAAAGCTTGATCGGCTGGCCCGATCGCTGATGGATGCCCGCAATATCATCGACGACCTGACGAAGCGGGAGGTCAAGCTCAGTCTGGGCGGCTCGATTCATGACCCGACGGACCCGGTCGGCCGGCTGCTGTTTCACGTCCTGGCAATGGTGGCTGAGTTTGAGTCGGACTTGATCCGGATGCGCACCAAGGAGGGCTTGGCAGTTGCCAGAGCGAACGGCCGGCTAAAGGGCCGGAAGCCAAAGCTGTCTCCACGTCAGGAGGCCCACCTTGTCGAGCGGTACAACAGCGGCCAGCTCAACCCAACGGAGCTGGCGCAGATATTCAATGTGGGCCGTGCAACGATCTACCGGGCGATTGAGCGAGATAGATTGAGAACCTTGAGCGCCACTTCGTCGCCTGCTCCGAAGAGTCCGGGCCGCGGCTAG